The DNA window TCTTATCGATCGAAATATGGTTAGAGAATGGGTGGAAGAGTTAGTTATCGAAAAAACCGCCTTAGGCCTAATTATCCAAGAAATGATCTTGAAATATGTGGCAAATGAGAGAAAAACATCGTGGAAAAATGCAACCGCTGAAGAAGAAAGCCAAAATATTGATGGTTTCATTGGTGGAAGACCCGTACAAATCAAGCCACATACATATCTTTCTCAGAAGCCCATTGTGCGAGAGAATATCAATATAGAGACTATATATTATAAACAGACGCCCACATATATGTACATATATACTAAAGAATGTAATTTATAAAAAATCCGATAATACACTATTTTTTTTAATATCAAAAAATGATTCTAAATTTGTATTGTCATTATATTCAACTATTACTTCAGTTGATGATTTATCATAGATTTTTGTTACTAATGGAAATGAAATATTTACCTCTTGATTCGTGACAACAGGAAATCCATAGTTTTTTGAGAAATACTTCGGTTCACTCTTGAAATTTTTTTCTTCTAAAAATTTTTTATGTTTTTCGATTCGTTCCCTATAAAGAGTAAAATTATCCTCTTGTAGATTTTTAAAGCGATTTCTTATTATGCTCTCAAATTGAGGATTAATTTCACATCCAATTGAGTTTCTTCCTAATAACATAGCTGCTATCGTTGTTGTTCCGGTTCCAAGAAAAGGATCTAATATTATATCTTCTTGAATTGAGTACATGTTTATTAATCTATATACTAACTCTAAAGGAAATGCCGCGGTTACTTTTCTAAGATTAGTATGATTTAATTTTTGTGAAACTCCCTTTAAATCCATCCAAACGTCAGAAAACCAAATATTTCTCTCTTCCCAAAAATAAGCACTTTTTCTTCTTTTCTCAAGCTCTGAATTCAGGAAAGTTCTTTTTGATCCTTTTCGAAAAATCAAGATATATTCATGCTCCATTGTGACATATGCATTTGGAGCTAACATTCCTGAGCCCATAAATTTTGTTGGCTTATTTGAGGGTTTGCGCCAAATGATACATGGAAGTGTGTCATAACCTAATTTATTGAAGCATTCAGAAACTCTTACATGGTTTGGATACAATTTAAATGATTTGCCAATAGTTCGCGTTGCATCACCAATATTGATG is part of the Methanocalculus alkaliphilus genome and encodes:
- a CDS encoding MjaI family restriction endonuclease; translation: MVDNSLLKDYQVVKIPLEEGIGSIIKNNHTYPKYTTQIMNLANQNSQGTRPEVVGKMTSLIVECPDKSFSGWREWYQKQYPDAIDNATDKIFPMIKNLNHACGLIDRNMVREWVEELVIEKTALGLIIQEMILKYVANERKTSWKNATAEEESQNIDGFIGGRPVQIKPHTYLSQKPIVRENINIETIYYKQTPTYMYIYTKECNL
- a CDS encoding DNA-methyltransferase; protein product: MKTSHKLYFECSSDISSCIDESVNLVVTSPPYPMIEMWDELFSLSNEKILDALNNYDGERAFELMHKELDKVWIEADRVLKQGGYFCINIGDATRTIGKSFKLYPNHVRVSECFNKLGYDTLPCIIWRKPSNKPTKFMGSGMLAPNAYVTMEHEYILIFRKGSKRTFLNSELEKRRKSAYFWEERNIWFSDVWMDLKGVSQKLNHTNLRKVTAAFPLELVYRLINMYSIQEDIILDPFLGTGTTTIAAMLLGRNSIGCEINPQFESIIRNRFKNLQEDNFTLYRERIEKHKKFLEEKNFKSEPKYFSKNYGFPVVTNQEVNISFPLVTKIYDKSSTEVIVEYNDNTNLESFFDIKKNSVLSDFL